The following proteins come from a genomic window of Neptunomonas concharum:
- a CDS encoding efflux RND transporter periplasmic adaptor subunit: MSNMMKTLGTLTVGIAVGAAAVWVALPYIGMENGDTSKISGEPEPLYWVAPMDPNYRRDKPGKSPMGMDLIPVFEEANQGSDSGPGTISVAPEMINNLGVRIGEVVKQPLSFKIRTVGYVQYNQDKVTHIHPRVDGWIEKSFVRSKGEQVTKGEPLYEIYSPLLVNAQEELLFALARNDSRLVKAAEARLKALQVSDAFITDLRKNRKAQQYVTFKAPVSGVVDDFNLSEGMYVKPGMTLLSVASLDEMWVEAEVFERQAALLKEGLVVTLESDFQPGVIREGRVDYIYPELDAKTRTLKVRLRFANEDHALKPNMFARVMIENPMEKAVLTVPQEAVIRTGNVNRVVIALGEGRFKSVEVKTGQTDGQLIEVLSGLNEEDRIVTAAQFMLDSESSKTSDFKRMSPEASEPEKPSSVWVEATLISSMPGHRMLTLKHAPIEAWGWPTMTMDFTLDEQVEMPDLPEGSTLHVEIKDKQGQFPITGIHIPDTQGTAMPEMDHSAHQGMNHETMPEMDHSAHQGMNHEAMPEMDHSAHQGMNHEAMPEMDHSAHQGMNHQKQGAGE; encoded by the coding sequence ATGAGTAATATGATGAAAACACTAGGCACGTTGACGGTAGGTATCGCGGTTGGTGCGGCAGCCGTTTGGGTCGCATTACCCTATATAGGCATGGAGAATGGCGATACGAGTAAGATCTCGGGTGAACCTGAACCACTGTATTGGGTGGCTCCAATGGACCCCAATTATCGTCGGGATAAACCCGGTAAATCTCCTATGGGGATGGATCTGATACCCGTATTTGAAGAGGCCAACCAAGGGAGTGATAGTGGCCCTGGGACGATCAGTGTTGCCCCTGAAATGATAAATAATCTAGGGGTACGTATCGGTGAAGTCGTCAAACAGCCGTTGAGCTTCAAAATACGTACGGTTGGTTATGTTCAATATAATCAGGATAAAGTTACTCATATTCACCCTCGGGTAGATGGCTGGATTGAGAAATCTTTTGTGCGCTCAAAGGGGGAACAAGTTACAAAAGGTGAACCGCTTTATGAGATTTACTCCCCCTTATTGGTTAATGCGCAAGAGGAGTTACTATTTGCTTTAGCGCGCAACGATAGTCGCTTGGTGAAGGCGGCTGAAGCGAGATTGAAGGCCTTGCAAGTATCGGATGCATTTATTACCGATCTGCGTAAAAACCGAAAAGCCCAGCAATACGTCACATTTAAGGCTCCTGTTAGCGGTGTTGTCGATGACTTTAACTTATCTGAAGGTATGTATGTTAAGCCCGGTATGACGTTGCTTTCGGTGGCTTCGTTGGATGAGATGTGGGTAGAAGCGGAAGTGTTTGAGCGTCAAGCCGCCTTACTAAAGGAAGGCTTAGTCGTTACGTTGGAGTCCGACTTCCAACCGGGTGTAATCAGAGAGGGACGTGTTGATTATATCTATCCAGAGTTGGATGCGAAAACGCGTACGCTAAAAGTACGGTTGCGGTTCGCAAACGAGGATCACGCGTTAAAGCCCAATATGTTTGCACGTGTGATGATTGAAAACCCAATGGAGAAGGCCGTGCTAACGGTGCCCCAAGAGGCGGTTATTCGCACCGGTAATGTTAATCGAGTCGTTATTGCGTTGGGCGAAGGGCGCTTTAAGTCTGTTGAAGTGAAAACAGGCCAGACCGATGGGCAGCTAATCGAAGTACTCTCAGGGTTAAATGAAGAGGATCGTATTGTAACGGCAGCCCAGTTTATGCTGGACTCCGAGTCGAGTAAAACGTCTGACTTTAAACGTATGTCCCCCGAAGCCTCTGAACCAGAAAAACCATCCTCTGTTTGGGTGGAAGCGACCCTCATTAGCAGCATGCCAGGTCACCGGATGTTAACCCTTAAGCATGCCCCTATCGAGGCATGGGGCTGGCCCACCATGACGATGGACTTCACATTGGATGAACAGGTTGAGATGCCAGACCTTCCTGAAGGCTCTACCCTCCATGTTGAGATTAAAGATAAGCAAGGGCAATTCCCGATTACGGGTATTCATATCCCTGACACTCAAGGTACAGCAATGCCAGAGATGGACCACAGCGCTCATCAAGGTATGAATCATGAAACCATGCCAGAGATGGATCATAGCGCTCATCAGGGTATGAATCATGAGGCCATGCCAGAGATGGATCACAGTGCTCATCAGGGTATGAATCATGAAGCCATGCCAGAGATGGATCACAGTGCTCACCAAGGTATGAATCATCAGAAGCAGGGGGCGGGGGAATGA
- a CDS encoding DUF411 domain-containing protein, whose amino-acid sequence MSHIKRHFAVAAGSLILSIAIVGCTDSTTQANTAAAVEKTTNTPTSLVVYKSPTCGCCGAWIEHAEQRGIATKAVHPENLTAEKQRWGVEPQYASCHTAVSKEGYVFEGHVPVRLVEKFLNEKPEGARGLAVPGMPAGSPGMEMGDQFTPYDVLLLKEDGSSEVYAHISQQQEQY is encoded by the coding sequence ATGTCACACATTAAACGTCACTTTGCTGTAGCGGCAGGTTCGCTAATTCTTTCTATTGCGATAGTCGGTTGTACTGACAGTACGACTCAAGCGAATACAGCCGCTGCTGTAGAAAAAACTACCAATACACCGACATCGCTGGTGGTTTATAAGAGCCCGACCTGTGGCTGTTGTGGTGCTTGGATCGAGCATGCAGAGCAACGGGGCATAGCAACAAAAGCGGTACACCCAGAAAACTTAACCGCTGAGAAGCAGCGTTGGGGAGTTGAACCCCAGTATGCCTCATGCCATACCGCTGTATCTAAAGAGGGCTATGTGTTTGAAGGGCACGTGCCTGTCCGTCTAGTCGAGAAGTTCTTAAATGAAAAGCCTGAAGGGGCTCGGGGGCTTGCGGTTCCTGGTATGCCAGCGGGTAGTCCGGGCATGGAGATGGGGGATCAGTTCACGCCTTATGATGTGCTTTTGCTCAAGGAAGATGGTTCTAGCGAGGTGTATGCGCATATTAGCCAACAGCAGGAGCAGTATTAA
- a CDS encoding TolC family protein — MRLTYKHSLALLMMGVSSLAVADQHLRSTITLPEVVELAIKQDPWFEGNLLSQSALQAKGMAASQLPDPKLSLALANMPTDSFDFNQEAMTQLVLGVSQKIPRGDTLQLSGRNYLLQGEQLPLQRAVRAAQVKLTITQLWLDAANAKETTQLLEKNRRLFQQLADISLANYTSGLSSSRQQQLIRTELEQEQLEDRLYRLQQKEQAAEQQLQTWLLSDRVANEYQFDFKGSDTKVSYPFPERFLRLTNAKDSELMRALRQHPTFKLLEKKYEVRSNGVQLAEQAYKPEWMLNASYGHRGEDGFGRERSDLVTFGVSVDMPIFSQVRQDQNVKAAIAEREMVKTEQLVMLREMLSAFNTAKVQALRLEQRQQHYQSVLIPKLHAQSHAAESAYQNDTGDFSEVVRSQLAELNAKVELINITTDMQKQLAQMDYLLSGSAPSLLEIAGGDHE, encoded by the coding sequence ATGAGGCTGACTTATAAACACTCGTTAGCGCTGCTGATGATGGGCGTCAGTAGTCTTGCTGTGGCTGATCAGCACTTGCGATCAACCATTACGCTTCCCGAGGTTGTTGAGCTTGCGATAAAACAAGATCCTTGGTTTGAGGGTAATCTCCTTAGCCAAAGCGCGCTTCAAGCCAAGGGCATGGCAGCTAGTCAATTGCCGGATCCTAAGTTATCGCTGGCGCTGGCAAACATGCCAACAGATAGCTTTGACTTTAATCAGGAGGCGATGACGCAATTAGTACTCGGTGTGTCTCAAAAAATACCCCGTGGCGATACCTTACAGTTGAGTGGTCGTAACTACCTATTGCAAGGAGAACAGTTACCTTTACAGCGAGCAGTGCGAGCGGCTCAGGTTAAATTGACGATTACACAGCTTTGGTTAGATGCGGCCAATGCAAAAGAGACAACACAGCTACTTGAAAAAAATCGGCGGCTTTTTCAGCAGCTTGCTGATATTTCGTTAGCTAACTACACCTCAGGTCTATCCTCTAGCCGACAGCAGCAACTGATTCGTACGGAATTAGAACAAGAGCAGTTAGAAGATCGCTTATACCGCCTGCAGCAGAAAGAGCAGGCGGCCGAACAACAGCTACAGACGTGGCTGTTAAGCGATAGGGTTGCCAATGAGTATCAATTTGACTTTAAGGGAAGCGACACCAAGGTTTCGTATCCTTTCCCTGAGCGTTTTTTACGTTTAACTAACGCTAAGGATTCTGAACTTATGCGTGCTTTACGACAGCACCCCACTTTTAAGCTGTTGGAAAAAAAGTATGAAGTCCGCAGTAATGGCGTTCAATTAGCTGAGCAAGCTTATAAGCCTGAGTGGATGCTGAACGCCAGTTATGGGCATCGTGGAGAAGATGGGTTTGGTCGAGAACGATCTGATCTGGTGACATTCGGTGTCAGTGTAGATATGCCAATTTTCTCACAAGTCAGGCAGGACCAGAATGTGAAGGCGGCCATTGCTGAGCGCGAAATGGTTAAAACAGAACAGCTGGTCATGCTTAGAGAGATGCTCTCGGCATTTAATACTGCCAAAGTACAAGCGCTTCGGCTAGAACAACGGCAACAGCACTACCAGTCCGTATTAATTCCTAAACTTCATGCGCAAAGCCACGCGGCAGAAAGTGCATATCAGAATGATACAGGTGATTTTTCTGAGGTTGTGCGTTCTCAATTAGCAGAACTCAACGCCAAAGTTGAGTTGATTAACATTACGACAGATATGCAGAAACAGCTGGCACAAATGGATTATCTCTTATCCGGCTCGGCTCCTTCTTTATTGGAAATCGCTGGGGGAGATCATGAGTAA